A portion of the Phyllobacterium zundukense genome contains these proteins:
- a CDS encoding acetyltransferase: MSDTAIIYGAGGHARELRFQLMAAGVEVVAFVDDFRYGHLVEDLLVLTREHAIELYPSAKWHLGFGQIAGRRRVLQSLRDAGCSMGSFISPSALVAPTAKIFEPAQIFANTVISTGASVGANVIINFGAVISHDVVIGENSYVSPGANIAGNVTIGRGVWVGVGATIKNGSSGIALTIGDNVVIGAGACVVNNVEGNAVVIGVPAKARNNSNV, translated from the coding sequence ATGTCGGATACAGCTATAATCTATGGTGCAGGAGGCCATGCTAGAGAGCTTAGATTTCAGCTGATGGCGGCTGGTGTCGAAGTGGTGGCTTTCGTCGATGATTTCCGCTACGGCCACTTGGTTGAGGATCTTTTAGTCCTCACGCGCGAGCATGCAATTGAGCTTTATCCTTCTGCAAAATGGCATCTCGGATTTGGGCAAATTGCCGGCCGACGTAGAGTATTACAATCTCTTAGAGATGCGGGCTGTAGTATGGGAAGTTTTATAAGCCCAAGCGCGCTTGTTGCCCCAACGGCAAAAATTTTTGAGCCCGCCCAAATATTTGCCAACACTGTCATCTCGACTGGGGCATCCGTGGGGGCAAATGTCATCATCAACTTTGGTGCAGTGATTTCCCACGATGTGGTCATTGGTGAGAATAGCTACGTTTCTCCCGGGGCAAATATTGCTGGAAACGTAACGATTGGTCGTGGCGTCTGGGTTGGAGTGGGCGCAACTATAAAGAACGGTAGCTCTGGGATTGCTTTGACAATCGGCGACAATGTCGTAATTGGCGCTGGTGCTTGTGTCGTTAATAATGTGGAAGGCAATGCGGTAGTCATTGGTGTTCCAGCAAAGGCGAGAAATAATTCCAATGTCTAG
- a CDS encoding DegT/DnrJ/EryC1/StrS family aminotransferase, which translates to MSRPPIYVAHPLVPAGEDYLSILAPALQSRRLTNGGALSSELELRLSELFRTRHVNLMSNGTVAIEIAAKALKFKNKVITTPFTFAATVGALLWIGLDPVLVDIDEDFLTLDATATENALDDDVSGIVGVHVYGCPCDLDAFAKISEASGVPVLYDGAHVFDASFNGLPIVGYGDATTMSFHATKQFNTGEGGAVVTTSQEVNARVNILKNFGIESEDVISDVGINGKMSELNAAFGLANLDVLFEERARRTQVAQIYTNELSEHRKIRIVQQRPGTSSSSQYFAVRLPVENNVQLRDKVYIALRDLGIYTRKYFYPLISDLPAYTQHMSQKTFNLPNANRVAREILTLPLHGGVSDSDAKLIARSVVEALDA; encoded by the coding sequence ATGTCTAGACCTCCTATCTACGTAGCACACCCCTTGGTGCCCGCAGGCGAAGACTATCTTTCGATACTTGCTCCGGCACTGCAGAGTCGAAGGCTAACGAACGGAGGAGCGTTATCGTCAGAACTCGAATTACGTCTATCTGAATTATTCCGTACACGACATGTCAATCTAATGAGCAACGGTACTGTAGCTATCGAAATAGCAGCTAAAGCCCTTAAGTTTAAGAATAAAGTAATCACCACGCCGTTTACCTTCGCCGCAACTGTCGGCGCCTTATTATGGATTGGACTAGATCCTGTGCTGGTAGACATCGATGAGGATTTTCTAACGTTGGATGCTACGGCAACCGAAAACGCGTTAGATGATGATGTGAGCGGAATCGTCGGCGTTCATGTTTATGGATGTCCATGCGATTTAGACGCGTTCGCGAAGATATCGGAAGCTAGCGGCGTTCCCGTACTTTACGACGGTGCCCATGTATTCGACGCCTCCTTTAATGGGTTACCGATCGTTGGCTATGGCGATGCTACGACCATGAGCTTTCACGCAACCAAGCAATTTAATACTGGGGAAGGTGGCGCTGTTGTCACCACTTCGCAAGAAGTCAATGCACGTGTCAACATTCTCAAGAATTTTGGCATCGAATCTGAGGATGTTATTTCGGATGTTGGCATAAATGGAAAGATGAGCGAACTCAATGCGGCCTTCGGTTTGGCCAACTTGGACGTTTTGTTCGAAGAGCGGGCACGACGGACCCAAGTAGCCCAAATCTATACTAATGAGCTTTCTGAACACAGAAAAATCCGGATAGTGCAGCAACGGCCAGGAACTTCTAGTTCCAGTCAATATTTTGCCGTCAGACTTCCTGTCGAAAATAACGTACAACTGAGAGACAAGGTATATATAGCATTACGCGATCTTGGTATTTATACCAGGAAGTATTTTTATCCCCTTATTTCTGACTTACCCGCATACACCCAGCACATGAGCCAGAAAACATTCAATCTACCCAATGCAAATCGCGTTGCACGGGAGATCCTGACGCTACCTTTGCATGGTGGAGTTTCGGATAGCGATGCTAAATTGATTGCGAGGTCCGTAGTGGAGGCACTCGACGCTTAG
- a CDS encoding glycosyltransferase gives MSTDKYAVILVRGDIDRFKHNVLFAGELTAAFNRKQWRALTLDYILDSKAVFAALRDPLCSFFVTFNGFGTELEMPTIEPGRLAPAFEAFGKPVLDIMHDCPVHESMLHQLKSTYAARKLFITDYAYARMASDIGVKNVVFVPSITFPTAKRTFKSPTVKNIRILFAAGFSAPSYSRDRFDISTTKGRIYRDILDLITAKCGDNWALDPLTEVLNALADLDIFFAGSNPDHRFLLTTIIDYTKFDRRDKILSAIRDLPVTLVTDREINPAKLGSDMTVLPDRSATEILQLMANSSIVLSPTTHMAGFHERPLSAFTVGSAVVSAPCGPLQASFSHGKDILFFSDPTELRHSLQTLLSDNDYCNSIGQAGKLKASNLFSPDRLIETMLNSIRNLQ, from the coding sequence GTGAGTACTGACAAGTATGCGGTCATTTTGGTGAGAGGCGACATCGATCGGTTCAAACACAATGTTCTTTTCGCCGGAGAACTGACGGCTGCGTTTAATCGAAAGCAGTGGCGAGCTCTGACTTTGGACTACATATTAGATAGTAAGGCCGTTTTTGCTGCCTTGCGGGATCCTCTCTGCAGTTTTTTTGTCACCTTCAACGGTTTCGGAACAGAATTGGAAATGCCAACGATTGAACCTGGCCGACTAGCGCCGGCGTTTGAAGCGTTTGGTAAACCAGTACTAGATATAATGCACGACTGCCCAGTGCATGAAAGCATGCTGCATCAACTGAAATCGACCTACGCAGCCAGAAAGCTTTTCATTACAGATTACGCCTATGCCAGAATGGCATCCGATATTGGTGTCAAGAACGTCGTGTTTGTTCCGTCAATCACTTTTCCCACAGCTAAAAGGACTTTCAAGAGCCCCACCGTAAAAAACATTCGGATACTCTTTGCCGCAGGTTTTTCAGCGCCGAGTTACAGTCGCGACCGGTTTGACATCAGCACCACAAAAGGTCGGATATACCGCGACATACTTGATCTGATAACAGCAAAATGCGGGGATAATTGGGCCTTAGACCCGTTGACTGAAGTGCTTAATGCGCTCGCTGATCTAGACATATTTTTCGCAGGTAGCAATCCAGATCATCGTTTTCTTCTGACTACCATAATCGATTACACGAAATTTGATCGTCGCGACAAAATCTTGTCGGCAATTAGGGATCTGCCCGTTACGCTGGTCACAGATAGAGAAATTAATCCAGCAAAGTTGGGTTCAGACATGACAGTGCTCCCCGACCGATCGGCCACGGAAATTTTGCAATTGATGGCGAATTCTTCGATAGTCTTGTCCCCCACTACCCATATGGCCGGATTTCACGAGCGTCCTCTGTCGGCATTCACGGTTGGATCGGCAGTAGTTTCAGCTCCATGCGGTCCACTTCAGGCAAGTTTTTCACATGGAAAGGATATACTGTTCTTTTCTGACCCGACCGAGCTTCGCCATTCACTACAAACACTTCTGTCTGACAACGATTATTGTAATTCAATTGGACAGGCGGGCAAATTGAAAGCCTCAAATCTTTTCTCACCAGATAGGCTGATCGAGACAATGTTAAATTCCATCAGAAACTTGCAATAG
- the fliI gene encoding flagellar protein export ATPase FliI, translating to MQSLEAALPTIRQRTGSLDALARIVSQIVQERNPVVVGGYVNEVSRSAIGVRGISDKVQLGDIVAIRSDSQLHPAEVVRLEQTRVLIKPFDDRIMPSLGTPVFPEGPFRIAPAPDWKGRVISALGYPLDSKGPLSAGTDPKPVDCPAPSAMNRGRVERGLRTGVNVVDVFVPMCFGQRMGVFAGSGVGKSTLLAMMTRATDFDTVVLALTGERGREVRDMLEDTMAGKLEKTIAVIATGDESPMMRRLAPNTATAIAEYFRDRGENVLLIVDSITRFAHAAREIAIAAGEPPVSRGYPPSVFSQLPRLLERAGPGLKSGGTITGIYAVLVDGDDHNDPISDAIRGTLDGHIVLDRSIAAQGRFPAVDILGSISRLAQHNWTTEQQKLVTSLRGLVARYEETRDLRMIGAYQTGSDLLIDQAVNLVPLIYDAMQQTPASPLSQDPYNDLAASLRPKEVA from the coding sequence ATGCAGTCGCTTGAAGCCGCCTTGCCGACGATACGCCAACGGACGGGCAGCCTTGATGCGCTGGCAAGGATCGTGTCGCAGATCGTTCAGGAGCGAAATCCGGTTGTTGTCGGCGGCTATGTCAATGAGGTGTCGCGCTCCGCCATCGGGGTTCGTGGGATATCGGACAAGGTTCAACTCGGTGACATCGTGGCAATCCGCTCTGACAGCCAGCTCCACCCGGCAGAGGTCGTCCGGCTCGAACAGACCAGGGTCCTGATCAAGCCGTTCGATGACCGCATCATGCCATCGCTTGGAACACCGGTCTTCCCGGAAGGACCGTTCCGCATTGCCCCTGCACCCGACTGGAAGGGCAGGGTGATCAGTGCTCTGGGATATCCGCTCGACAGCAAGGGACCATTATCGGCGGGAACCGACCCGAAACCGGTGGATTGTCCGGCACCGTCGGCGATGAATCGTGGCCGGGTGGAAAGGGGACTGCGCACCGGCGTCAATGTGGTCGATGTCTTCGTACCGATGTGCTTTGGCCAGCGCATGGGCGTTTTCGCCGGGTCTGGCGTTGGCAAATCCACACTGCTCGCCATGATGACCAGAGCCACCGACTTCGATACAGTCGTGCTGGCTCTGACCGGCGAGCGCGGGCGTGAAGTACGGGACATGCTTGAAGATACAATGGCGGGGAAGCTTGAAAAGACCATCGCCGTCATCGCCACGGGCGACGAAAGCCCGATGATGCGCCGGCTTGCTCCCAATACGGCGACGGCGATTGCAGAATACTTCCGGGATCGGGGCGAGAATGTCCTGCTGATCGTTGATTCCATCACGCGCTTCGCCCATGCTGCGCGCGAAATCGCCATCGCAGCCGGCGAACCACCGGTATCGCGCGGTTATCCACCAAGCGTCTTCAGTCAGCTACCGCGCCTGCTTGAACGGGCTGGACCAGGTCTTAAAAGCGGTGGCACGATTACCGGTATCTATGCGGTTCTTGTCGACGGCGATGACCACAATGATCCGATCTCCGATGCCATTCGCGGCACGCTGGATGGCCATATTGTTCTTGATCGCAGCATCGCGGCGCAGGGACGGTTCCCTGCAGTCGATATTCTCGGTTCCATCTCTCGCCTTGCCCAGCATAACTGGACAACAGAACAACAGAAATTGGTGACCAGTCTGCGCGGCCTTGTCGCCCGCTATGAGGAAACGCGTGATCTGCGCATGATCGGCGCCTATCAGACAGGCAGCGATCTTCTCATCGATCAGGCGGTCAATCTTGTCCCTCTCATCTATGACGCCATGCAGCAAACGCCGGCCTCGCCACTCTCGCAGGATCCTTACAACGACCTTGCGGCGTCGCTGCGACCAAAGGAGGTGGCATGA
- the flgF gene encoding flagellar basal-body rod protein FlgF, which translates to MMENSIYVGLSAQISLERRLDTLAHNVANMSTPGFRATGMKFEAMVSKAAENASFVTAGESYIKTEAGPITQTGNPLDVAAKGDVWFSLQSPAGQVYTRDGRMQMSTTGELLSVKGYPILDAGGQPLTIDPNGGPPDISSDGAVYQNGRQLGAIGLFTISPNAKLTYFDNSSVIPSMAAQPAIDNPNAGVIQGSIEGSNVDAISEMTRLMSVSRAFERVDALLRGSENTFSEAIKTLGSKT; encoded by the coding sequence TTGATGGAAAATTCGATCTATGTTGGGCTTTCGGCACAAATCTCGCTGGAGCGCCGGCTCGATACGCTGGCTCACAACGTCGCCAACATGTCGACGCCTGGCTTTCGTGCCACAGGCATGAAGTTCGAGGCAATGGTGTCGAAAGCCGCGGAAAACGCGAGTTTCGTCACGGCCGGCGAAAGCTACATCAAGACCGAAGCCGGTCCGATTACCCAGACGGGCAATCCTCTGGATGTGGCGGCGAAAGGCGACGTTTGGTTCTCCCTTCAGTCACCGGCCGGTCAGGTCTATACGCGCGATGGTCGTATGCAGATGTCGACGACGGGCGAACTGCTCTCCGTCAAGGGCTATCCCATTCTCGATGCGGGCGGGCAGCCATTGACGATCGATCCGAATGGTGGGCCGCCTGATATTTCGTCGGATGGCGCGGTCTATCAAAACGGCAGGCAATTGGGCGCGATCGGTCTTTTTACTATCAGTCCGAACGCCAAACTCACCTATTTCGACAATTCCTCGGTCATTCCGAGCATGGCGGCTCAGCCTGCCATCGACAATCCCAATGCCGGTGTAATACAGGGTTCGATCGAGGGGTCGAATGTAGACGCAATCAGCGAAATGACGCGGTTGATGAGCGTATCACGCGCTTTCGAACGTGTTGACGCATTGCTTCGCGGCAGTGAGAACACTTTCTCCGAAGCCATAAAGACGCTCGGATCGAAGACATGA
- a CDS encoding DUF1217 domain-containing protein, with product MINTMTGYRLIAADLPRSLARVSKEPIVQRESDYYLKNIGNVKSIDDFMKDTKLYNYALKAFGLEDMAYAKAFIRKVLTEGIDNPDSFANKLTDPRYKELATTFNFVKLGDKATAQPGVKQPIVDKYVRQTLEVETGQQNEGVRLALYFARKAPTITNAFEILGDKALLQVFQATFNMPAQMSNLDIDRQAKLVEDKLDLKDLKDPAKLDKLLTRFTAMYEMNNPSTAASAPSLLLGGTATIGISASILATLQSFKLGGR from the coding sequence ATGATCAATACGATGACGGGCTATAGGCTGATTGCCGCCGACTTGCCGCGCTCGCTCGCCCGCGTCTCCAAGGAGCCGATCGTTCAGCGTGAGAGCGATTATTATCTGAAAAACATAGGCAATGTGAAATCCATCGACGATTTCATGAAAGATACGAAGCTGTACAACTACGCATTGAAGGCATTCGGCCTTGAGGATATGGCCTATGCCAAAGCCTTTATCCGCAAGGTGCTCACCGAAGGCATAGACAATCCCGACAGTTTCGCCAACAAGCTGACCGATCCCCGTTACAAGGAACTTGCGACGACATTCAATTTCGTCAAGCTTGGTGACAAGGCAACTGCCCAGCCTGGAGTGAAGCAGCCCATCGTCGACAAATATGTGCGCCAGACGCTGGAGGTCGAGACGGGCCAGCAGAATGAGGGCGTGCGGCTGGCGCTGTATTTCGCCCGCAAGGCGCCGACCATTACCAATGCTTTCGAGATACTTGGCGACAAGGCGCTTCTGCAGGTCTTCCAGGCGACCTTCAACATGCCGGCGCAGATGTCCAATCTCGACATTGACCGACAGGCCAAACTGGTCGAGGACAAACTTGATCTGAAGGATCTCAAGGACCCTGCCAAACTCGACAAGCTGTTGACGCGGTTCACGGCCATGTATGAGATGAACAATCCTTCCACTGCTGCGAGCGCGCCATCCTTGCTGCTGGGAGGAACGGCCACCATCGGGATTTCGGCAAGCATTCTTGCGACCCTGCAATCCTTCAAGCTGGGTGGTCGTTGA
- a CDS encoding class I SAM-dependent methyltransferase produces MLITFADRYEMIATLGNGPLDTMVELGVYKGEFADFCSQKITPNRHYLIDFWDYDRYEFVLKDAPQNLERQAIFESYFDNEPRETLSRAQLQVEATFSNRSNTKIIKADIAAAAVEFPDNFFDVIYLDGNHTYEFVLRDLYTWYPKLKSGGLFVCNDYFESSFAAKQNIGVIPAFQTFSQRFEVHPIMLSMTEWSDFYFSNQPHSPLISRLIEGLINTGQNLLEIPSDFLGSYHHSAVKITGGQILLPVFGKGK; encoded by the coding sequence ATGCTAATTACATTCGCTGACCGATATGAGATGATTGCAACTCTAGGCAATGGGCCACTGGACACAATGGTCGAGCTTGGTGTGTACAAGGGCGAGTTTGCCGATTTCTGCTCACAAAAGATCACTCCTAACCGGCACTACCTGATCGATTTTTGGGATTATGATCGGTACGAGTTCGTGTTGAAAGACGCTCCCCAGAATTTAGAGCGTCAGGCGATATTTGAAAGTTATTTTGACAATGAGCCTCGGGAGACCCTCTCAAGGGCGCAATTACAGGTAGAGGCTACGTTTTCGAATAGATCCAACACAAAGATAATAAAAGCAGACATTGCTGCAGCTGCGGTTGAGTTTCCAGATAATTTTTTTGATGTGATTTATCTTGACGGAAACCACACATATGAATTTGTTTTAAGAGATCTCTATACTTGGTATCCCAAACTGAAGTCAGGTGGATTGTTTGTCTGCAACGATTACTTCGAGTCTTCATTTGCAGCGAAGCAAAACATTGGTGTGATCCCCGCATTTCAAACATTTTCTCAACGCTTTGAAGTTCATCCTATTATGCTGTCAATGACTGAGTGGTCAGATTTTTATTTCTCCAACCAACCGCACTCTCCTCTGATAAGCAGACTGATAGAGGGATTGATCAATACGGGCCAAAATTTGCTGGAGATACCGTCTGATTTTCTTGGGAGCTATCATCACAGTGCAGTCAAGATTACCGGTGGACAAATTTTGCTTCCCGTCTTCGGAAAAGGAAAATGA
- a CDS encoding glycosyltransferase, with product MINSPKISVIMPSYNHQEFIAEAITSVLNQTISSIQLIIVDDGSSDGSASVIRSFTDERIVFKQLPSNLGACEALNIGLSLSEADLVAVCNSDDRWHKDKLQRQLRVMQERPDIGAVFTNVQWIDANGAFIPADSLTPYHAVFQQANRSRQEWLKTIIERGNCLCHPSVLLKKEIFSKVGAYDNRYRQLPDMDLWVRLLQLYEIFVLQDALIEFRLHESNTSRPLPATSIRSINEHRLVLARLMDDISASNFRSTFIPHIKSENDIDAEKTKYLLSHNGPYATMFNQLGAEWYLKFEPDATDLPISPHEFHEINSISSPWSHQEEIHRLKEETDRLKEETDGLNAELWRAKTQLNELADQLSERIKETIQLNTTINREAVFNLSTAKLISAILCRLKSRTLSLVTSNSR from the coding sequence ATGATAAACTCGCCCAAAATATCGGTAATAATGCCGTCCTATAATCATCAGGAATTCATCGCAGAGGCCATTACTAGTGTTTTAAACCAAACAATCAGTTCTATTCAACTGATAATAGTTGACGATGGCTCCTCTGACGGGAGCGCTTCAGTCATCCGATCATTCACTGACGAACGTATTGTCTTCAAACAACTCCCTAGCAATTTAGGCGCATGCGAAGCATTGAACATTGGACTCTCGCTTAGCGAAGCAGACCTAGTAGCCGTGTGCAATTCCGATGACCGTTGGCACAAAGATAAACTTCAGCGCCAACTCCGGGTGATGCAGGAGAGACCTGATATCGGCGCTGTTTTTACGAATGTGCAATGGATAGATGCGAATGGAGCATTTATCCCCGCTGATTCGTTAACCCCATACCATGCAGTATTTCAGCAAGCCAATCGTTCCAGGCAGGAATGGCTCAAAACTATAATAGAAAGAGGAAACTGCTTATGTCACCCATCGGTTCTTCTAAAGAAGGAAATATTCAGTAAAGTTGGCGCGTATGACAATAGATATAGACAGCTCCCTGACATGGATTTGTGGGTGCGCCTGTTACAATTGTACGAGATTTTCGTACTGCAGGACGCACTGATAGAATTTCGCTTGCATGAAAGCAACACAAGTCGCCCTCTCCCGGCAACGAGCATACGGTCGATCAACGAACACCGGTTGGTGCTCGCGAGGCTGATGGACGACATTAGCGCCTCCAATTTTCGGTCGACCTTTATACCCCACATCAAGAGTGAAAATGACATTGATGCCGAAAAGACTAAATACTTACTTAGTCACAACGGGCCATATGCGACCATGTTCAATCAGCTGGGTGCGGAGTGGTACTTAAAATTTGAACCGGACGCCACGGATTTGCCCATATCACCACACGAATTCCACGAAATAAATTCAATTAGTTCTCCGTGGTCACATCAGGAAGAAATACACAGGCTCAAGGAGGAAACAGACAGGCTCAAGGAGGAAACAGACGGGCTTAATGCCGAGCTGTGGCGCGCGAAAACACAGCTAAACGAACTAGCTGATCAACTGTCTGAACGGATAAAAGAAACCATCCAACTTAACACGACAATCAATCGAGAAGCAGTTTTCAATCTTTCAACTGCCAAACTTATTTCAGCGATTCTGTGTCGGTTAAAAAGTCGCACTCTTTCATTGGTAACCAGTAACTCACGATGA